One segment of Drosophila mauritiana strain mau12 chromosome 3R, ASM438214v1, whole genome shotgun sequence DNA contains the following:
- the LOC117142834 gene encoding CLK4-associating serine/arginine rich protein isoform X1, translating to MWHEARKQERKIRGLIVDYRKRAERRQYFYDKIQADPTQFLQLHGRRSKIYLDPAVAAAGDGAAIIVPWQGQQDNLIDRFDVRAHLDHIPPVNKTNAEGADGDSELTLEERQLNYERYRILAQNDFLNVSEDKFLHQLYLEEQFGANAQLEAERNLAKKKQKTGGATIGYSYEDTGDGATIGPQPFGAAGSTAIGGAAVVAKGEKGDGSEESDSDIDMDVSIDIGKLDTSQAHELNACGRNYGMKSNDFFSHLTKDADEADALRIAREEEQEKMLLSGRKSRRERRAQKERRIANRPFSPPSYAAKEDKDKKGGGKGGEKEKEEDSESRSPSPAEAGPEKITYITSFGGEDEMQPHSKITISLTKPGLTLGESCINASSGAAIAAAAASSVSYAQKVKDNLDKLKVMNESSKRNRRRSRSHSRSRSRSASRSRSGSRRSGSRRRSRRSRSYHRRSRTRSRRRRRYYSRSRSRSRSRSRSLSRSRSRSRSRSRSGSWKRYKARSPSYKRSRKRYSYSSRSSSGSSYRRRSRSRSPSSRRSRVKKKTTPPPVATVGGYCLNTTTTTTTSTVTAVKMIQQQQPPAKATPPMISYPIPARMLNVSQALTATAPVAVQPQVVEPPPPPLKRYYGRKRANDTSSSSSGAENSEGSDNEEQQQPQLGKRAEDSDDMELDTASERSHALQPTMSSSSSTGNQTGKYSSATETKGSGHPSSGGGGRPNLRERLKRKMQNLLNRQYKADKRAEIEKTERERLQQQEREDEMRELALKLRRRRRELRHKYGTPSSGKLSDSDAESVASESQLAKFSSRRSRSRSESRRRSPPPETQHSRRSSSRTERRRRTRTPSPKYNRRQRSRSRSGSRVERKRRSHSRRRSGSRDRRRSRSRRSQSRRRRQRERSIERNREREQYRQQHQQQNERMRGRDRDREADYGHGGSGSSNRGRVVISAPPKLKKLVDY from the exons ATGTGGCACGAGGCGAGGAAACAGGAGCGCAAGATCCGTGGCCTGATCGTCGATTACCGCAAGAGGGCGGAGCGGCGGCAGTACTTCTACGACAAAATTCAGGCAGATCCCACCCAGTTCCTGCAGCTGCATGGCCGGCGTAGCAAGATCTACTTGGATCCCGCGGTGGCCGCCGCCGGCGATGGAGCCGCAATCAT TGTGCCTTGGCAGGGTCAGCAGGACAACCTCATCGACCGCTTCGATGTACGCGCCCATTTGGATCACATTCCTCCCGTGAACAAGACCAACGCCGAGGGGGCGGATGGTGACTCCGAACTGACCCTCGAGGAGCGTCAGCTAAACTACGAGCGCTATCGCATCCTGGCGCAAAATGACTTTCTCAACGTCAGCGAGGATAAGTTTCTGCACCAACTCTACCTGGAGGAACAGTTTGGGGCCAATGCCCAACTGGAGGCGGAACGGAATCTTGCCAAAAAGAAGCAGAAGACGGGAGGAGCCACAATTGGCTACTCCTACGAAGATACCGGCGATGGAGCGACCATTGGACCTCAGCCCTTTGGAGCCGCCGGTTCGACAGCCATTGGTGGAGCGGCAGTTGTTGCAAAGGGAGAGAAGGGGGATGGCAGTGAAGAATCGGATTCTGACATCGACATGGATGTGTCGATAGACATCGGCAAGCTGGACACCTCGCAAGCCCATGAGCTTAACGCCTGCGGCCGCAACTACGGCATGAAAAGCAACGACTTCTTCTCACACCTCACTAAGGATGCTGACGAGGCGGATGCCCTGCGCATAGCGcgcgaggaggagcaggagaagATGCTGCTCAGCGGGCGCAAGTCAAGACGCGAGCGTCGGGCCCAGAAGGAGAGAAGGATCGCCAATAGACCATTCAGTCCGCCAAGCTATGCTGCCAAGGAGGACAAGGACAAAAAAGGTGGTGGCAAGGGCGGTGAGAAAGAAAAGGAGGAGGACAGCGAATCGCGTTCGCCTTCGCCCGCAGAAGCAGGTCCCGAGAAGATAACCTACATTACCTCGTTTGGCGGCGAGGACGAAATGCAGCCGCACTCCAAGATCACCATCAGCCTGACGAAGCCAGGTCTGACCCTGGGTGAATCGTGCATCAATGCCAGTAGCGGAGCGGCAAttgccgccgccgcagcaTCTTCGGTTTCCTATGCTCAAAAGGTGAAAGATAATCTGGACAAGTTAAAAGTGATGAATGAGTCGTCCAAGCGCAACAGGCGTCGATCCCGCTCGCACTCCCGCTCTCGTTCCAGGAGTGCCTCAAGGAGTCGCAGTGGTAGTCGTCGGAGTGGCAGTCGTCGGAGAAGTCGCCGCAGTAGAAGCTATCACAGAAGGAGCAGAACGCGTTCTCGTCGCCGACGAAGGTACTACTCCAGATCAAGATCCAGGTCGAGATCAAGATCCCGCTCGCTGTCAAGATCCAGATCCAGGTCTCGCAGTCGATCGCGATCCGGTTCCTGGAAACGCTATAAGGCGCGCAGTCCAAGCTACAAGCGCTCTAGAAAGCGCTACTCCTATTCCTCTCGCAGCTCCAGTGGCAGCTCATACAGGCGAAGAAGTCGCTCCCGATCCCCCTCCAGCCGAAGGAGTCGCGTCAAGAAGAAGACCACACCTCCTCCAGTGGCGACCGTGGGTGGTTATTGCTTGAACACCACCACGACTACAACTACATCCACTGTAACGGCGGTAAAGATgatccagcagcagcagccgccggCCAAAGCAACGCCACCCATGATCAGCTATCCCATACCTGCGCGAATGCTCAATGTAAGCCAAGCACTCACAGCTACCGCACCCGTAGCTGTGCAACCACAAGTGGTagagccaccaccaccgccttTGAAACGCTACTATGGCCGAAAAAGAGCCAACGATACCTCCTCATCTTCGTCGGGAGCGGAAAACAGCGAAGGCAGCGACAACgaggagcagcaacaaccacaatTGGGAAAGCGAGCTGAGGACTCCGATGATATGGAATTGGATACTGC GTCGGAGCGTTCCCACGCCCTCCAGCCGACCATGTCGTCATCGAGCAGCACGGGTAATCAAACAGGCAAATATAGTTCCGCTACCGAAACCAAA GGCTCCGGACATCCGAGTTCTGGTGGTGGCGGACGGCCCAATCTGCGCGAGCGGCTTAAGAGAAAGATGCAGAACCTTTTGAACCGGCAAT ATAAAGCCGATAAGCGTGCGGAAATCGAAAAGACCGAGCGGGAACGACTGCAACAGCAGGAGCGCGAGGATGAGATGCGAGAACTGGCACTGAAGCTGCGCAGAAG GCGCCGTGAGCTGCGTCACAAATATGGAACGCCCTCGAGTGGAAAGCTCTCGGACAGCGATGCCGAATCTGTGGCATCGGAAAGCCAGCTGGCAAAGTTCTCGTCGCGTCGCAGTCGCAGCAGATCAGAAAGTCGTAGGCGGTCGCCACCGCCGGAAACACAGCACAGCAGACGGAGCAGCAGCCGAACGGAAAGGAGGAGACGCACAAGGACGCCCAGTCCAAAGTACAACCGTAGGCAGCGTTCGCGCTCCCGAAGCGGAAGTCGCGTGGAGCGGAAGCGACGTTCCCACAGTCGACGGCGCAGTGGCAGCCGTGATCGGCGCCGTTCCCGCAGCCGGAGGAGTCAGTCCAGGCGGCGGAGGCAGCGGGAACGCAGCATTGAGCGGAACCGCGAGCGGGAACAGTACAggcaacagcatcagcagcagaaCGAACGTATGCGTGGTCGTGATCGCGACCGGGAGGCGGATTACGGTCATGGTGGCAGTGGTTCTTCGAATCGAGGACGCGTCGTCATCTCCGCCCCGCCAAAGCTCAAGAAACTGGTTGACTATTGA
- the LOC117142834 gene encoding CLK4-associating serine/arginine rich protein isoform X2 has translation MWHEARKQERKIRGLIVDYRKRAERRQYFYDKIQADPTQFLQLHGRRSKIYLDPAVAAAGDGAAIIVPWQGQQDNLIDRFDVRAHLDHIPPVNKTNAEGADGDSELTLEERQLNYERYRILAQNDFLNVSEDKFLHQLYLEEQFGANAQLEAERNLAKKKQKTGGATIGYSYEDTGDGATIGPQPFGAAGSTAIGGAAVVAKGEKGDGSEESDSDIDMDVSIDIGKLDTSQAHELNACGRNYGMKSNDFFSHLTKDADEADALRIAREEEQEKMLLSGRKSRRERRAQKERRIANRPFSPPSYAAKEDKDKKGGGKGGEKEKEEDSESRSPSPAEAGPEKITYITSFGGEDEMQPHSKITISLTKPGLTLGESCINASSGAAIAAAAASSVSYAQKVKDNLDKLKVMNESSKRNRRRSRSHSRSRSRSASRSRSGSRRSGSRRRSRRSRSYHRRSRTRSRRRRRYYSRSRSRSRSRSRSLSRSRSRSRSRSRSGSWKRYKARSPSYKRSRKRYSYSSRSSSGSSYRRRSRSRSPSSRRSRVKKKTTPPPVATVGGYCLNTTTTTTTSTVTAVKMIQQQQPPAKATPPMISYPIPARMLNVSQALTATAPVAVQPQVVEPPPPPLKRYYGRKRANDTSSSSSGAENSEGSDNEEQQQPQLGKRAEDSDDMELDTASERSHALQPTMSSSSSTGNQTGKYSSATETKVRLRTSEFWWWRTAQSARAA, from the exons ATGTGGCACGAGGCGAGGAAACAGGAGCGCAAGATCCGTGGCCTGATCGTCGATTACCGCAAGAGGGCGGAGCGGCGGCAGTACTTCTACGACAAAATTCAGGCAGATCCCACCCAGTTCCTGCAGCTGCATGGCCGGCGTAGCAAGATCTACTTGGATCCCGCGGTGGCCGCCGCCGGCGATGGAGCCGCAATCAT TGTGCCTTGGCAGGGTCAGCAGGACAACCTCATCGACCGCTTCGATGTACGCGCCCATTTGGATCACATTCCTCCCGTGAACAAGACCAACGCCGAGGGGGCGGATGGTGACTCCGAACTGACCCTCGAGGAGCGTCAGCTAAACTACGAGCGCTATCGCATCCTGGCGCAAAATGACTTTCTCAACGTCAGCGAGGATAAGTTTCTGCACCAACTCTACCTGGAGGAACAGTTTGGGGCCAATGCCCAACTGGAGGCGGAACGGAATCTTGCCAAAAAGAAGCAGAAGACGGGAGGAGCCACAATTGGCTACTCCTACGAAGATACCGGCGATGGAGCGACCATTGGACCTCAGCCCTTTGGAGCCGCCGGTTCGACAGCCATTGGTGGAGCGGCAGTTGTTGCAAAGGGAGAGAAGGGGGATGGCAGTGAAGAATCGGATTCTGACATCGACATGGATGTGTCGATAGACATCGGCAAGCTGGACACCTCGCAAGCCCATGAGCTTAACGCCTGCGGCCGCAACTACGGCATGAAAAGCAACGACTTCTTCTCACACCTCACTAAGGATGCTGACGAGGCGGATGCCCTGCGCATAGCGcgcgaggaggagcaggagaagATGCTGCTCAGCGGGCGCAAGTCAAGACGCGAGCGTCGGGCCCAGAAGGAGAGAAGGATCGCCAATAGACCATTCAGTCCGCCAAGCTATGCTGCCAAGGAGGACAAGGACAAAAAAGGTGGTGGCAAGGGCGGTGAGAAAGAAAAGGAGGAGGACAGCGAATCGCGTTCGCCTTCGCCCGCAGAAGCAGGTCCCGAGAAGATAACCTACATTACCTCGTTTGGCGGCGAGGACGAAATGCAGCCGCACTCCAAGATCACCATCAGCCTGACGAAGCCAGGTCTGACCCTGGGTGAATCGTGCATCAATGCCAGTAGCGGAGCGGCAAttgccgccgccgcagcaTCTTCGGTTTCCTATGCTCAAAAGGTGAAAGATAATCTGGACAAGTTAAAAGTGATGAATGAGTCGTCCAAGCGCAACAGGCGTCGATCCCGCTCGCACTCCCGCTCTCGTTCCAGGAGTGCCTCAAGGAGTCGCAGTGGTAGTCGTCGGAGTGGCAGTCGTCGGAGAAGTCGCCGCAGTAGAAGCTATCACAGAAGGAGCAGAACGCGTTCTCGTCGCCGACGAAGGTACTACTCCAGATCAAGATCCAGGTCGAGATCAAGATCCCGCTCGCTGTCAAGATCCAGATCCAGGTCTCGCAGTCGATCGCGATCCGGTTCCTGGAAACGCTATAAGGCGCGCAGTCCAAGCTACAAGCGCTCTAGAAAGCGCTACTCCTATTCCTCTCGCAGCTCCAGTGGCAGCTCATACAGGCGAAGAAGTCGCTCCCGATCCCCCTCCAGCCGAAGGAGTCGCGTCAAGAAGAAGACCACACCTCCTCCAGTGGCGACCGTGGGTGGTTATTGCTTGAACACCACCACGACTACAACTACATCCACTGTAACGGCGGTAAAGATgatccagcagcagcagccgccggCCAAAGCAACGCCACCCATGATCAGCTATCCCATACCTGCGCGAATGCTCAATGTAAGCCAAGCACTCACAGCTACCGCACCCGTAGCTGTGCAACCACAAGTGGTagagccaccaccaccgccttTGAAACGCTACTATGGCCGAAAAAGAGCCAACGATACCTCCTCATCTTCGTCGGGAGCGGAAAACAGCGAAGGCAGCGACAACgaggagcagcaacaaccacaatTGGGAAAGCGAGCTGAGGACTCCGATGATATGGAATTGGATACTGC GTCGGAGCGTTCCCACGCCCTCCAGCCGACCATGTCGTCATCGAGCAGCACGGGTAATCAAACAGGCAAATATAGTTCCGCTACCGAAACCAAAGTCA GGCTCCGGACATCCGAGTTCTGGTGGTGGCGGACGGCCCAATCTGCGCGAGCGGCTTAA
- the LOC117142834 gene encoding CLK4-associating serine/arginine rich protein isoform X3, with translation MWHEARKQERKIRGLIVDYRKRAERRQYFYDKIQADPTQFLQLHGRRSKIYLDPAVAAAGDGAAIIVPWQGQQDNLIDRFDVRAHLDHIPPVNKTNAEGADGDSELTLEERQLNYERYRILAQNDFLNVSEDKFLHQLYLEEQFGANAQLEAERNLAKKKQKTGGATIGYSYEDTGDGATIGPQPFGAAGSTAIGGAAVVAKGEKGDGSEESDSDIDMDVSIDIGKLDTSQAHELNACGRNYGMKSNDFFSHLTKDADEADALRIAREEEQEKMLLSGRKSRRERRAQKERRIANRPFSPPSYAAKEDKDKKGGGKGGEKEKEEDSESRSPSPAEAGPEKITYITSFGGEDEMQPHSKITISLTKPGLTLGESCINASSGAAIAAAAASSVSYAQKVKDNLDKLKVMNESSKRNRRRSRSHSRSRSRSASRSRSGSRRSGSRRRSRRSRSYHRRSRTRSRRRRRYYSRSRSRSRSRSRSLSRSRSRSRSRSRSGSWKRYKARSPSYKRSRKRYSYSSRSSSGSSYRRRSRSRSPSSRRSRVKKKTTPPPVATVGGYCLNTTTTTTTSTVTAVKMIQQQQPPAKATPPMISYPIPARMLNVSQALTATAPVAVQPQVVEPPPPPLKRYYGRKRANDTSSSSSGAENSEGSDNEEQQQPQLGKRAEDSDDMELDTASERSHALQPTMSSSSSTGNQTGLRTSEFWWWRTAQSARAA, from the exons ATGTGGCACGAGGCGAGGAAACAGGAGCGCAAGATCCGTGGCCTGATCGTCGATTACCGCAAGAGGGCGGAGCGGCGGCAGTACTTCTACGACAAAATTCAGGCAGATCCCACCCAGTTCCTGCAGCTGCATGGCCGGCGTAGCAAGATCTACTTGGATCCCGCGGTGGCCGCCGCCGGCGATGGAGCCGCAATCAT TGTGCCTTGGCAGGGTCAGCAGGACAACCTCATCGACCGCTTCGATGTACGCGCCCATTTGGATCACATTCCTCCCGTGAACAAGACCAACGCCGAGGGGGCGGATGGTGACTCCGAACTGACCCTCGAGGAGCGTCAGCTAAACTACGAGCGCTATCGCATCCTGGCGCAAAATGACTTTCTCAACGTCAGCGAGGATAAGTTTCTGCACCAACTCTACCTGGAGGAACAGTTTGGGGCCAATGCCCAACTGGAGGCGGAACGGAATCTTGCCAAAAAGAAGCAGAAGACGGGAGGAGCCACAATTGGCTACTCCTACGAAGATACCGGCGATGGAGCGACCATTGGACCTCAGCCCTTTGGAGCCGCCGGTTCGACAGCCATTGGTGGAGCGGCAGTTGTTGCAAAGGGAGAGAAGGGGGATGGCAGTGAAGAATCGGATTCTGACATCGACATGGATGTGTCGATAGACATCGGCAAGCTGGACACCTCGCAAGCCCATGAGCTTAACGCCTGCGGCCGCAACTACGGCATGAAAAGCAACGACTTCTTCTCACACCTCACTAAGGATGCTGACGAGGCGGATGCCCTGCGCATAGCGcgcgaggaggagcaggagaagATGCTGCTCAGCGGGCGCAAGTCAAGACGCGAGCGTCGGGCCCAGAAGGAGAGAAGGATCGCCAATAGACCATTCAGTCCGCCAAGCTATGCTGCCAAGGAGGACAAGGACAAAAAAGGTGGTGGCAAGGGCGGTGAGAAAGAAAAGGAGGAGGACAGCGAATCGCGTTCGCCTTCGCCCGCAGAAGCAGGTCCCGAGAAGATAACCTACATTACCTCGTTTGGCGGCGAGGACGAAATGCAGCCGCACTCCAAGATCACCATCAGCCTGACGAAGCCAGGTCTGACCCTGGGTGAATCGTGCATCAATGCCAGTAGCGGAGCGGCAAttgccgccgccgcagcaTCTTCGGTTTCCTATGCTCAAAAGGTGAAAGATAATCTGGACAAGTTAAAAGTGATGAATGAGTCGTCCAAGCGCAACAGGCGTCGATCCCGCTCGCACTCCCGCTCTCGTTCCAGGAGTGCCTCAAGGAGTCGCAGTGGTAGTCGTCGGAGTGGCAGTCGTCGGAGAAGTCGCCGCAGTAGAAGCTATCACAGAAGGAGCAGAACGCGTTCTCGTCGCCGACGAAGGTACTACTCCAGATCAAGATCCAGGTCGAGATCAAGATCCCGCTCGCTGTCAAGATCCAGATCCAGGTCTCGCAGTCGATCGCGATCCGGTTCCTGGAAACGCTATAAGGCGCGCAGTCCAAGCTACAAGCGCTCTAGAAAGCGCTACTCCTATTCCTCTCGCAGCTCCAGTGGCAGCTCATACAGGCGAAGAAGTCGCTCCCGATCCCCCTCCAGCCGAAGGAGTCGCGTCAAGAAGAAGACCACACCTCCTCCAGTGGCGACCGTGGGTGGTTATTGCTTGAACACCACCACGACTACAACTACATCCACTGTAACGGCGGTAAAGATgatccagcagcagcagccgccggCCAAAGCAACGCCACCCATGATCAGCTATCCCATACCTGCGCGAATGCTCAATGTAAGCCAAGCACTCACAGCTACCGCACCCGTAGCTGTGCAACCACAAGTGGTagagccaccaccaccgccttTGAAACGCTACTATGGCCGAAAAAGAGCCAACGATACCTCCTCATCTTCGTCGGGAGCGGAAAACAGCGAAGGCAGCGACAACgaggagcagcaacaaccacaatTGGGAAAGCGAGCTGAGGACTCCGATGATATGGAATTGGATACTGC GTCGGAGCGTTCCCACGCCCTCCAGCCGACCATGTCGTCATCGAGCAGCACGGGTAATCAAACAG GGCTCCGGACATCCGAGTTCTGGTGGTGGCGGACGGCCCAATCTGCGCGAGCGGCTTAA
- the LOC117142837 gene encoding bolA-like protein DDB_G0274169: MLNFTLRRLTGVSIRNLNQLTPTISSLGQILPRATMSQEAGQYPPIESAMRKALNTELKPVYLEVINESPQHNVPKRSESHFRVFVVSEKFNDLTLIKRHRLVNDTVKNALKAAGFEFMHALSIEAKTPKQWEPEQEPEKSPPCLGGHGK; this comes from the exons ATGTTAAATTTCACTCTTCGACGACTCACTGGAGTTTCCATCCGAAACCTGAATCAACTGACACCCACAATCAGCAGCTTAGGACAGATCCTCCCCAGAGCCACTATGTCGCAGGAGGCGGGACAGTATCCGCCCATCGAGTCTGCCATGCGAAAAGCACTTAACACGGAGCTGAAGCCGGTATACCTGGAGGTCATTAACGAATCGCCCCAGCACAATGTCCCCAAGCGTTCGGAGTCTCACTTCCGTGTGTTCGTCGTCTCGGAGAAGTTCAACGATCTGACACTCATCAAG CGCCATCGATTGGTTAATGACACGGTAAAGAATGCCCTAAAGGCAGCAGGCTTCGAGTTCATGCACGCCCTGTCCATTGAGGCCAAGACGCCCAAGCAGTGGGAACCGGAGCAGGAGCCGGAGAAGAGTCCACCGTGCCTGGGaggccacggcaagtaa
- the LOC117142836 gene encoding protoporphyrinogen oxidase, with product MSTAVLGGGLSGLSAGYYLLRRFGKPLTIYEASPRVGGWVRSENRKDRNFIFESGPRTIRPVGEPGANTLELVEELKLEVTPIRRSHVAARNRMLYAKGQLCMLPNSPKGLFGVLPPFTKPLYKAVLQDLFTASKKAKLEDESIYSFAERRFGKEIADYAISPMICGICAGDAREISVRFLMEGLFEKEQKYGGVLKGTLISRFEKNKTKDTKDGLFAERQPKLYAQAVKEKWAMYGLQGGLENLPKTMRKYLGERDVNVQLSNECRNLTFSSSGVRMNIKDAEVPVEHVVSSLPAYKLAPLVKQQHPSLSAQLLSIPYVDVLVVNMQFPGKLLKQDGFGLLVPPVEKLPLLGVIFDSCCFDMGENTVLTVMMGGHWFDQWFGDRPSPKQILDLATSHVQKMLQIREEPKFSRVHTLHKCIPQYTVGHKRRVEAIRNYIKTYKLPLSVCGAAYDGVGINDVILSARRQVEAIPMS from the coding sequence ATGTCGACGGCCGTGCTGGGAGGCGGACTGAGTGGACTGTCCGCCGGATACTACCTGTTGCGGCGATTCGGGAAGCCGCTTACCATCTACGAGGCCTCGCCCCGTGTGGGCGGATGGGTGCGGTCGGAGAATCGCAAGGATCGCAACTTCATCTTCGAGAGCGGACCGCGAACCATACGCCCAGTTGGCGAGCCAGGTGCCAACACGCTGGAGCTAGTGGAGGAGCTGAAGCTGGAGGTGACTCCCATTCGACGCAGTCATGTGGCAGCACGCAACCGAATGCTGTATGCCAAGGGACAGCTCTGCATGCTGCCCAACAGTCCCAAGGGTCTCTTCGGCGTCCTGCCTCCCTTCACGAAGCCGCTGTACAAAGCGGTGCTCCAGGATCTGTTCACGGCAAGCAAGAAGGCCAAGCTGGAGGATGAGAGCATCTACAGTTTCGCTGAGCGGCGGTTTGGTAAGGAGATAGCCGACTACGCCATCAGTCCCATGATCTGTGGTATTTGCGCCGGTGACGCGCGAGAAATAAGCGTGCGCTTCCTGATGGAGGGACTCTTTGAAAAGGAGCAGAAGTACGGAGGAGTGCTTAAGGGCACACTAATTTCCCGTTTTGAGAAGAACAAGACCAAGGACACCAAGGATGGACTGTTTGCCGAGCGACAGCCAAAGCTGTATGCGCAGGCTGTGAAGGAGAAGTGGGCCATGTACGGGCTGCAAGGCGGTCTAGAGAACCTGCCCAAAACTATGCGAAAGTATCTAGGCGAGCGGGATGTGAACGTGCAGCTAAGCAACGAATGCCGGAACTTGACCTTCAGCAGTTCTGGGGTTCGAATGAACATCAAGGATGCCGAAGTTCCAGTGGAGCATGTGGTCAGCTCCCTGCCCGCTTACAAACTGGCGCCCCTGGTAAAGCAACAGCATCCCTCGCTGAGCGCCCAACTTTTGAGCATTCCGTACGTGGATGTGCTGGTAGTGAACATGCAGTTCCCCGGCAAGCTACTCAAGCAGGACGGATTTGGATTGCTAGTGCCGCCAGTGGAAAAGTTGCCTCTGCTGGGCGTCATCTTCGACAGCTGCTGCTTCGACATGGGCGAGAACACAGTGCTTACCGTGATGATGGGTGGCCATTGGTTCGACCAGTGGTTCGGCGATCGTCCCAGCCCCAAACAGATTCTTGACTTGGCCACCAGCCATGTGCAGAAAATGCTGCAGATCCGCGAGGAACCCAAATTCAGTCGAGTGCACACACTGCACAAGTGCATCCCGCAGTACACTGTGGGCCACAAGCGGCGCGTTGAGGCCATTCGAAACTACATCAAGACTTACAAACTGCCACTGTCTGTCTGCGGAGCTGCATACGATGGCGTGGGCATCAACGATGTTATCCTGTCCGCCCGGCGACAAGTGGAGGCCATACCCATGTCCTAA